CGGGCTTAAGCCAGTCTTTCCACAGCTTGACCGACAAAGGCACCTGGGGATCAGCGGGCAGTCCCTCGTATTTGCTCCGGTCATACTTCAGAACATACATCACTCCAAGGCCGCCGCACTCATGCTCTCCGTACAGGGATGCCTCCCGGTATCCTTTTCCTTGCAAGGCTTGAATCCGCTGACGGGCTCTGGCAACCAGTTCATCCCGCGGGCCGAACTGAATCGCCTGGGTGGGGCAGGCCTTGGCGCAGGCCGGAATCAGGCCGTTGGCGATCCGGTCATGGCACAGGTTGCACTTTGCAGCCCTGCGCTCTCTGGCATCGAAGCGGGGAATCTCAAAGGGGCAGTTCTGCGTGCAGTAGCCGCATCCCGTGCAGTAGGTACTGTCAAGAACAATCACCCCGTCCTGGTTCCGGTAGAGGGCTCTTGACTCAGGGCACACTTTCAGGCAGGTGGCATCCTGACACTGCATGCA
The genomic region above belongs to bacterium and contains:
- a CDS encoding 4Fe-4S dicluster domain-containing protein, with translation MSKERIGLLLDTSRCMACRACQVACKQWNKLPAEPKETWKTRGSYENPADLSLITWTRVRFTEHELPAGGFEWLFRKVQCMQCQDATCLKVCPESRALYRNQDGVIVLDSTYCTGCGYCTQNCPFEIPRFDARERRAAKCNLCHDRIANGLIPACAKACPTQAIQFGPRDELVARARQRIQALQGKGYREASLYGEHECGGLGVMYVLKYDRSKYEGLPADPQVPLSVKLWKDWLKPVGLASVLGGLGFVVFHYVLHGPKLTEREGGD